Proteins from a single region of Sphaerochaeta globosa str. Buddy:
- a CDS encoding NAD(P)-binding oxidoreductase, which produces MKVLILGASGATGTLVVSELLNRKITARIVVREKAILAQALKENPLVEIVTGDIDTFTQQTMEVLLKDCDAAVCCLGHKTTMKGMFGKPHALVFHAVQKITAAMETRAGSQKFILMSTTAYTNKATGEKNSVGEAILFSLLKVLLSPHRDNMLSADHLVHRIGKSEAFSWVAVRPDTLIDEEQSSAYEALEHTNRSPVFNAGKTSRINVACFMADLVFDEVLWERWKYKTPVLYNKH; this is translated from the coding sequence ATGAAAGTACTGATACTCGGTGCCAGCGGAGCTACAGGGACATTGGTTGTTTCAGAGTTGCTCAATAGGAAGATTACCGCCAGAATCGTAGTACGAGAGAAGGCAATACTTGCGCAGGCTCTCAAAGAGAATCCTCTTGTTGAGATCGTAACCGGAGATATTGATACGTTTACCCAGCAGACAATGGAGGTCCTTCTCAAGGATTGTGATGCAGCTGTCTGCTGTCTTGGCCACAAGACAACAATGAAAGGAATGTTTGGCAAGCCGCATGCGCTTGTTTTTCACGCAGTCCAGAAAATTACTGCGGCTATGGAAACACGAGCCGGTTCTCAGAAATTCATCCTTATGAGCACTACCGCTTACACCAATAAAGCCACAGGCGAGAAGAACAGCGTAGGGGAGGCAATCCTATTTTCGCTGTTGAAGGTGTTGCTTTCGCCTCATCGGGACAATATGCTTAGTGCCGACCATCTTGTGCATCGCATTGGAAAGAGCGAAGCCTTTTCCTGGGTGGCGGTACGTCCCGATACCCTCATTGATGAGGAGCAGAGCAGTGCGTATGAAGCACTTGAGCATACCAATCGAAGCCCTGTTTTCAATGCAGGGAAAACCAGCAGAATCAACGTAGCATGCTTTATGGCTGATCTCGTATTCGATGAGGTGTTGTGGGAGAGGTGGAAATACAAGACGCCGGTACTCTATAACAAACATTGA
- a CDS encoding flavodoxin family protein translates to MSILVVYDSMYGNTEKIAQAIGAAIGADVLRAGEVKPDQLTGLDVLLVGSPTQAFQPLQPMKTFLKEIPFGALKGVKVASFDTRMDVAAVNNRFLTIMANLFGYAAKPIAATLMKKGGLSIASPEGFIVSDKEGPLKDGELERAVQWAKQSIS, encoded by the coding sequence ATGAGTATTTTGGTTGTTTATGATTCTATGTATGGAAATACGGAGAAAATTGCGCAGGCCATCGGCGCCGCAATCGGGGCTGACGTGCTTCGTGCAGGTGAGGTGAAGCCAGATCAGCTTACCGGTCTGGACGTTCTTCTTGTCGGTTCTCCGACACAGGCCTTTCAACCCTTGCAGCCCATGAAAACCTTTCTGAAGGAAATCCCTTTTGGAGCACTCAAAGGAGTCAAGGTTGCATCCTTCGATACCCGAATGGATGTGGCTGCAGTCAATAACCGCTTTCTTACCATCATGGCAAACCTCTTCGGCTACGCTGCCAAGCCAATAGCGGCTACCTTGATGAAAAAGGGAGGCCTGAGCATTGCTTCTCCTGAAGGCTTTATTGTCAGTGACAAGGAAGGTCCTTTGAAGGACGGCGAGCTTGAGCGTGCCGTTCAGTGGGCAAAGCAGAGTATCTCATGA
- a CDS encoding alpha/beta fold hydrolase codes for MKNSGYFRGGLPYTQIGNGPKPLVVFDGLTFEHKPQSPAMVKIYSFLEKDYTIYSVLRKPQLPEDYTLDDMAQDYAQMLKEEFSTPVDIIGISTGGSIALHFAALYPDLVRHLILHSSAHTLNDKAKQLQLDIAHFAQKGQWRKAWSLLVATGFPQSGFAFQLSKPLVAVIAFLLSVHHPKDANDLLVTVQAEDKHAFLDRLGEISCSTLVAGGEDDYFYSSQLFKETAQGIPNARLCLYPDMGHPAGGKRFKEDVLNFLHAD; via the coding sequence ATGAAGAATAGCGGATACTTTCGTGGCGGGTTGCCTTACACGCAGATAGGAAACGGCCCGAAGCCTTTGGTTGTGTTCGATGGGTTAACCTTCGAACACAAACCCCAGTCGCCGGCCATGGTCAAAATCTACTCGTTCCTCGAGAAGGATTACACCATCTATAGTGTGTTGCGCAAACCTCAGTTGCCAGAGGACTATACCTTGGACGATATGGCCCAGGACTATGCTCAAATGTTAAAGGAAGAATTTTCCACTCCAGTGGATATCATCGGGATTTCCACCGGAGGCTCGATTGCACTGCACTTTGCCGCCCTTTATCCCGACTTGGTACGTCATCTGATCCTCCATTCAAGTGCTCACACCCTTAACGACAAAGCCAAGCAACTTCAGCTCGATATTGCGCATTTTGCACAAAAAGGGCAGTGGAGAAAGGCTTGGAGCCTGCTTGTTGCAACGGGCTTCCCCCAATCCGGGTTTGCTTTTCAACTCAGCAAACCGTTGGTTGCCGTCATCGCTTTTTTGCTCTCGGTGCATCACCCAAAAGACGCCAACGACTTGTTGGTGACCGTGCAAGCCGAGGACAAGCATGCGTTCTTGGATAGGTTAGGTGAAATTTCCTGTTCAACCTTGGTAGCTGGGGGTGAGGATGACTACTTTTACAGCTCCCAACTTTTCAAGGAAACTGCCCAAGGTATTCCCAATGCCAGACTGTGCCTCTATCCAGATATGGGACATCCTGCTGGTGGTAAACGGTTCAAAGAGGATGTTCTCAATTTTTTACACGCAGATTGA